One window of the Salvia splendens isolate huo1 chromosome 1, SspV2, whole genome shotgun sequence genome contains the following:
- the LOC121801925 gene encoding ankyrin repeat domain-containing protein 17-like isoform X2 gives MAQCALIIEAGASGDLKKLKEIRRKVNDEFEFRRICEGYSDFSAGRNVLHHAAHFGHFHVCKFLIQTLHVYIDPLTYNMDTPLLEAAKEGHVKIVEYLIRQGAGVSEANLKGTTALHYAILNGNKELMELVVAKGIRVDADSRDGTSLQIASSRGDVWAVKFLLSRDAKPDLCFLVPEPPLVCAVTARSFECLELLLKAKADPNKYFSGFGPLSYAAREADTRFLKALLEADADPDEPKIGHVKVIEDAALSKNLKALEILLPVTTVLKHYPEWTVDGIMEYCHSKQAQAERDDDKDACLVALSKGAGICISIKKYSNAITHFKTAHRLDPYNPKWLSNQSLCHAREDRCTLTLHSANECVRLSPRFPSPYPGDARAAAKIIYRFFIAGIAFMLEPGDKHKDDKFRLAFYDYFALMYLMSTPEEIARFTTVASKS, from the exons ATGGCTCAAT GTGCACTGATTATAGAGGCTGGGGCTAGTGGAGACCTAAAGAAACTTAAAG AGATTAGGAGGAAGGTTAATGATGAGTTCGAGTTTAGGAGGATATGTGAAGGATACAGTGACTTCTCCGCTGGCCGCAATGTGTTGCATCACGCGGCTCATTTCGGACATTTTCATGTTTGCAAATTCTTGATTCAGACTCTCCATGTTTATATCGATCCCCTCACTTATAAta TGGATACTCCTCTGCTAGAAGCTGCCAAAGAAGGACATGTCAAAATTGTCGAGTATCTTATCAGGCAAGGTGCCGGAGTTAGTGAGGCGAATTTAAAGGGAACCACTGCCTTGCATTACGCAATTCTAAACG GAAACAAGGAGCTTATGGAGCTGGTGGTGGCAAAAGGTATCCGCGTAGATGCTGATTCTAGGGACGGAACATCTTTGCAAATTGCTTCATCTCGTGGAGATGTCTGGGCTGTGAAGTTTCTATTGTCTCGCGACGCCAAG CCGGATTTATGTTTTTTGGTTCCGGAGCCCCCTCTCGTATGTGCAGTAACGGCTCGCTCATTCGAATGCTTGGAATTGCTGCTTAAG GCTAAGGCTGACCCGAACAAGTATTTCTCCGGGTTCGGTCCGTTATCGTACGCAGCAAGAGAAGCCGACACGAGATTTCTCAAGGCCTTGCTCGAAGCTGATGCAGACCCAGATGAACCCAAAATA GGCCATGTGAAAGTTATCGAGGATGCTGCGTTGTCGAAGAACCTTAAAGCCCTCGAGATTTTGTTACCAGTGACTACAGTGCTGAAGCATTATCCAGAATGGACCGTTGACGGCATAATGGAGTACTGTCATTCCAAACAAGCTCAAGCAGAG AGAGATGACGACAAGGACGCCTGCTTGGTTGCACTAAGCAAGGGGGCAGGGATATGTATCAGCATTAAGAAATACAGCAATGCTATCACACATTTTAAAACAGCTCATCGCCTCGATCCATATAACCCGAAGTGGCTGTCGAACCAGAGCCTGTGCCACGCGCGTGAGGATAGGTGCACGCTTACTCTGCACAGTGCTAATGAGTGCGTTAGGCTCTCGCCACGGTTCCCCTCGCCTTACCCTGGAGACGCCCGTGCGGCGGCTAAGATAATCTAT AGATTCTTCATAGCTGGGATTGCCTTCATGTTGGAGCCTGGGGACAAGCACAAAGATGATAAATTTAG ACTTGCTTTCTATGATTACTTTGCTTTGATGTATCTGATGAGCACCCCAGAGGAGATTGCCAGGTTCACCACAGTGGCCTCAAAATCATAG
- the LOC121801925 gene encoding ankyrin repeat domain-containing protein 17-like isoform X1, protein MLDSLVNISAMDSTCETGMLIDSLCAGALIIEAGASGDLKKLKEIRRKVNDEFEFRRICEGYSDFSAGRNVLHHAAHFGHFHVCKFLIQTLHVYIDPLTYNMDTPLLEAAKEGHVKIVEYLIRQGAGVSEANLKGTTALHYAILNGNKELMELVVAKGIRVDADSRDGTSLQIASSRGDVWAVKFLLSRDAKPDLCFLVPEPPLVCAVTARSFECLELLLKAKADPNKYFSGFGPLSYAAREADTRFLKALLEADADPDEPKIGHVKVIEDAALSKNLKALEILLPVTTVLKHYPEWTVDGIMEYCHSKQAQAERDDDKDACLVALSKGAGICISIKKYSNAITHFKTAHRLDPYNPKWLSNQSLCHAREDRCTLTLHSANECVRLSPRFPSPYPGDARAAAKIIYRFFIAGIAFMLEPGDKHKDDKFRLAFYDYFALMYLMSTPEEIARFTTVASKS, encoded by the exons ATGTTGGACTCATTAGTAAACATCAGCGCTATGGATTCTACTTGTGAAACTGGTATGCTTATTGACTCACTTTGTGCAGGTGCACTGATTATAGAGGCTGGGGCTAGTGGAGACCTAAAGAAACTTAAAG AGATTAGGAGGAAGGTTAATGATGAGTTCGAGTTTAGGAGGATATGTGAAGGATACAGTGACTTCTCCGCTGGCCGCAATGTGTTGCATCACGCGGCTCATTTCGGACATTTTCATGTTTGCAAATTCTTGATTCAGACTCTCCATGTTTATATCGATCCCCTCACTTATAAta TGGATACTCCTCTGCTAGAAGCTGCCAAAGAAGGACATGTCAAAATTGTCGAGTATCTTATCAGGCAAGGTGCCGGAGTTAGTGAGGCGAATTTAAAGGGAACCACTGCCTTGCATTACGCAATTCTAAACG GAAACAAGGAGCTTATGGAGCTGGTGGTGGCAAAAGGTATCCGCGTAGATGCTGATTCTAGGGACGGAACATCTTTGCAAATTGCTTCATCTCGTGGAGATGTCTGGGCTGTGAAGTTTCTATTGTCTCGCGACGCCAAG CCGGATTTATGTTTTTTGGTTCCGGAGCCCCCTCTCGTATGTGCAGTAACGGCTCGCTCATTCGAATGCTTGGAATTGCTGCTTAAG GCTAAGGCTGACCCGAACAAGTATTTCTCCGGGTTCGGTCCGTTATCGTACGCAGCAAGAGAAGCCGACACGAGATTTCTCAAGGCCTTGCTCGAAGCTGATGCAGACCCAGATGAACCCAAAATA GGCCATGTGAAAGTTATCGAGGATGCTGCGTTGTCGAAGAACCTTAAAGCCCTCGAGATTTTGTTACCAGTGACTACAGTGCTGAAGCATTATCCAGAATGGACCGTTGACGGCATAATGGAGTACTGTCATTCCAAACAAGCTCAAGCAGAG AGAGATGACGACAAGGACGCCTGCTTGGTTGCACTAAGCAAGGGGGCAGGGATATGTATCAGCATTAAGAAATACAGCAATGCTATCACACATTTTAAAACAGCTCATCGCCTCGATCCATATAACCCGAAGTGGCTGTCGAACCAGAGCCTGTGCCACGCGCGTGAGGATAGGTGCACGCTTACTCTGCACAGTGCTAATGAGTGCGTTAGGCTCTCGCCACGGTTCCCCTCGCCTTACCCTGGAGACGCCCGTGCGGCGGCTAAGATAATCTAT AGATTCTTCATAGCTGGGATTGCCTTCATGTTGGAGCCTGGGGACAAGCACAAAGATGATAAATTTAG ACTTGCTTTCTATGATTACTTTGCTTTGATGTATCTGATGAGCACCCCAGAGGAGATTGCCAGGTTCACCACAGTGGCCTCAAAATCATAG
- the LOC121801925 gene encoding ankyrin-1-like isoform X3 translates to MLDSLVNISAMDSTCETGMLIDSLCAGALIIEAGASGDLKKLKVDTPLLEAAKEGHVKIVEYLIRQGAGVSEANLKGTTALHYAILNGNKELMELVVAKGIRVDADSRDGTSLQIASSRGDVWAVKFLLSRDAKPDLCFLVPEPPLVCAVTARSFECLELLLKAKADPNKYFSGFGPLSYAAREADTRFLKALLEADADPDEPKIGHVKVIEDAALSKNLKALEILLPVTTVLKHYPEWTVDGIMEYCHSKQAQAERDDDKDACLVALSKGAGICISIKKYSNAITHFKTAHRLDPYNPKWLSNQSLCHAREDRCTLTLHSANECVRLSPRFPSPYPGDARAAAKIIYRFFIAGIAFMLEPGDKHKDDKFRLAFYDYFALMYLMSTPEEIARFTTVASKS, encoded by the exons ATGTTGGACTCATTAGTAAACATCAGCGCTATGGATTCTACTTGTGAAACTGGTATGCTTATTGACTCACTTTGTGCAGGTGCACTGATTATAGAGGCTGGGGCTAGTGGAGACCTAAAGAAACTTAAAG TGGATACTCCTCTGCTAGAAGCTGCCAAAGAAGGACATGTCAAAATTGTCGAGTATCTTATCAGGCAAGGTGCCGGAGTTAGTGAGGCGAATTTAAAGGGAACCACTGCCTTGCATTACGCAATTCTAAACG GAAACAAGGAGCTTATGGAGCTGGTGGTGGCAAAAGGTATCCGCGTAGATGCTGATTCTAGGGACGGAACATCTTTGCAAATTGCTTCATCTCGTGGAGATGTCTGGGCTGTGAAGTTTCTATTGTCTCGCGACGCCAAG CCGGATTTATGTTTTTTGGTTCCGGAGCCCCCTCTCGTATGTGCAGTAACGGCTCGCTCATTCGAATGCTTGGAATTGCTGCTTAAG GCTAAGGCTGACCCGAACAAGTATTTCTCCGGGTTCGGTCCGTTATCGTACGCAGCAAGAGAAGCCGACACGAGATTTCTCAAGGCCTTGCTCGAAGCTGATGCAGACCCAGATGAACCCAAAATA GGCCATGTGAAAGTTATCGAGGATGCTGCGTTGTCGAAGAACCTTAAAGCCCTCGAGATTTTGTTACCAGTGACTACAGTGCTGAAGCATTATCCAGAATGGACCGTTGACGGCATAATGGAGTACTGTCATTCCAAACAAGCTCAAGCAGAG AGAGATGACGACAAGGACGCCTGCTTGGTTGCACTAAGCAAGGGGGCAGGGATATGTATCAGCATTAAGAAATACAGCAATGCTATCACACATTTTAAAACAGCTCATCGCCTCGATCCATATAACCCGAAGTGGCTGTCGAACCAGAGCCTGTGCCACGCGCGTGAGGATAGGTGCACGCTTACTCTGCACAGTGCTAATGAGTGCGTTAGGCTCTCGCCACGGTTCCCCTCGCCTTACCCTGGAGACGCCCGTGCGGCGGCTAAGATAATCTAT AGATTCTTCATAGCTGGGATTGCCTTCATGTTGGAGCCTGGGGACAAGCACAAAGATGATAAATTTAG ACTTGCTTTCTATGATTACTTTGCTTTGATGTATCTGATGAGCACCCCAGAGGAGATTGCCAGGTTCACCACAGTGGCCTCAAAATCATAG
- the LOC121801941 gene encoding PRA1 family protein E-like, producing the protein MSSSPAGYSSLPPYSGAGDDSGVLLRIKSRTESVFPTRRSWRELLSHPSSYNFPDGLADLSARLRRNLSYFRVNYAMIALVIVFLSLLYHPISMIVFLIVLVFWLVLYFSRDEPIVLLGRAVDDRAVLAALAAVTVLALVLTNVWLNVVVSVSIAAAVVVAHAAFRMTEDLFLDEDEVAEGGLASVVGTRF; encoded by the coding sequence ATGTCGTCGTCGCCGGCCGGATACAGCAGCCTGCCTCCGTACAGCGGCGCCGGCGACGATTCCGGCGTGCTCCTCCGCATCAAGTCTCGCACGGAGTCGGTCTTCCCCACGCGCCGCTCGTGGCGCGAGCTCCTATCCCACCCGTCCTCCTACAACTTCCCCGACGGCCTCGCCGACCTCTCCGCCCGCCTGAGGCGCAACCTCAGCTACTTCCGCGTGAACTACGCGATGATCGCGCTCGTAATCGTCTTCCTCAGCCTGCTCTACCACCCGATCTCGATGATCGTGTTTCTAATCGTCCTCGTGTTCTGGCTCGTCCTCTACTTCTCCCGCGACGAGCCGATCGTGCTGCTCGGCCGCGCGGTGGATGATCGCGCCGTGCTGGCGGCGCTCGCGGCCGTGACGGTGCTGGCGCTGGTGCTGACGAACGTGTGGCTGAACGTTGTGGTGTCGGTTTCGAtcgcggcggcggtggtggtggcgcACGCGGCGTTTAGGATGACGGAGGATTTGTTCCTGGATGAGGATGAGGTGGCGGAAGGCGGTTTGGCGTCGGTGGTTGGAACCAGGTTTTGA
- the LOC121755432 gene encoding E3 ubiquitin protein ligase DRIP2-like, with the protein MSHLLVKLRRQAVAPCMTCPLCHKLFREATTITECLHTFCRKCINKKLSDEEMECCPVCNIDLGCVPLEKLRLDHNLEDVRAKIFPYKRMKVRAPEVVSPVTLPAKRKERSLSSLVVSTPRVSTQSGITGRRSKSITRKASRGSSFTIEKPIIKEDNSMDDHHENSNSPETLNRSTQNMRQSSVASDPSNHPSPDKGRENGSETWEEMGDLWKPLNCLVEAANRSKSSKCNMQGDLAKSEAPNSHDNEGPPNKSRSKENRQKPKVQDFKNFNDHIPPDSGRPKKFRKARQKKAQEFAEFRLPPQVVLGAGAKFDRKNHPIWFSLVSDGQEGDALSLPQIAASYLRIKDGGMPVSCIHKYLKLTLDLTSEEEIEIKCMGQAVMPTWTLNTVVARWLESTTTEKVAVKIGSSAEDLVMELGYARRS; encoded by the exons ATGTCGCATCTGCTGGTGAAACTGCGGCGGCAGGCGGTGGCGCCATGCATGACATGCCCGCTCTGCCACAAGCTCTTCCGCGAGGCCACCACTATCACCGAGTGCCTCCACACAT TTTGCAGGAAGTGTATAAACAAGAAGCTCTCAGATGAGGAAATGGAATGCTGTCCAGTATGCAATATTGATTTGGGATGTGTTCCATTGGAAAAGTTGAG GCTGGACCATAATTTGGAAGATGTGAGGGCAAAAATATTCCCTTATAAGAGGATGAAAGTGAGAGCTCCTGAAGTTGTATCTCCTGTTACATTACCTGCTAAGAGAAAGGAAAGATCTCTCTCATCATTGGTAGTTAGCACTCCTAGGGTTTCAACTCAGAGTGGAATAACTGGACGACGATCAAAATCCATAACCAGGAAAGCATCAAGAGGTTCCAGTTTCACTATAGAGAAACCTATTATAAAAGAAGATAACTCCATGGATGATCACCATGAAAACTCTAACTCACCTGAGACACTAAATAGATCTACTCAGAATATGAGGCAG AGTTCTGTTGCTAGTGATCCATCCAATCACCCTAGTCCTGATAAGGGAAGAGAGAACGGATCTGAGACTTGGGAAGAGATGGGTGATCTTTGGAAACCATTGAATTGTTTGGTGGAGGCAGCAAATAGAAGCAAGTCTTCAAAGTGTAACATGCAAGGAGATCTAGCTAAATCAGAAGCTCCAAATTCCCATGACAACGAGGGACCTCCAAATAAAAGCAGAAGTAAAGAAAACAGGCAGAAACCAAAGGTTCAAGATTTCAAGAATTTCAATGACCACATCCCTCCAGATTCTGGAAGGCCCAAAAAGTTCCGCAAAGCTCGTCAAAAGAAGGCGCAGGAATTCGCAGAATTTAGACTCCCTCCCCAGGTTGTGTTAGGTGCTGGTGCTAAATTCGACCGCAAGAATCATCCAATTTGGTTTTCACTGGTATCAGATGGGCA GGAAGGCGATGCACTGTCCTTGCCTCAGATAGCTGCAAGTTACTTGAGAATTAA GGATGGGGGCATGCCGGTTTCTTGCATTCACAAATACCTGAAGCTGACGCTAGATCTTACAAGTGAAGAAGAG ATAGAAATAAAATGCATGGGACAAGCAGTGATGCCAACGTGGACACTGAATACTGTAGTGGCTCGATGGCTCGAATCAACCACCACCGAAAAAGTGGCCGTGAAAATTGGTTCATCAGCAGAGGATCTGGTAATGGAATTAGGGTATGCTCGTAGGTCATGA